GGCTTGATCAGTTTATTCAGGATCTCTGGGATACCATGTATCATTCGGATGGTATCGGACTGGCAGCCCCGCAGGTAGGAAAATCCATCCGGATTTTCGTGGTGGACGGTACTCCGCTTGAAAAGGATGATCCGGAGCTTAAAGACTTTAAGATGACATTCATCAACCCGGAAATCATCGACAGATTTGGCGACGATAAAACCTACGAGGAAGGCTGTCTAAGCATCCCGGAGATACGGGAAGAGATTGTACGTCCTGAAAAAATCAGAATCCGCTGGTATGATGCCGATTTCAATCCGCATGAAGATGAATTTGGCGGCATAGGTGCCAGGATCATCCAGCACGAATACGATCACCTGCAAGGCATTCTATTCACTGACAAAGTGGCACCCCTGAAAAAACGCATGCTCAAGGGTAAGCTGAATGCCATTGCAAAAGGTAAGTTTGACGTTAAATATAAAGTAAAAGTGCCCAAGTAAAAATTGAGCTTCGATGAAGCTCAATTTTTATTTTGGTCTATTCCGCTTTTCTTGGTTTTACTTTGGTTGTAATCTCTTCTGCCAGTTCGGGATCAACGAGTATTCTTCCACAATATTCACACACAATGACCTTCTTCCTGGAACGAATATCCAACTGCCTCTGCGGAGGAATTTTATTGAAGCATCCACCGCAGGCATCCCTTTCTACCGTTACCACGGCCAGCCCGTTTCTGGCATTCTCCCGGATTTTCTTATAGGCATTCAGCAACCGGGGCTCAATAATCTCTCTGATCTTCTCTGAACGGGCATTCAACTCTTCTTCCTCTTTTTGAGTCTCGGAGATAATAGAATCCAGCTCCTCTTTCTTGTTTTTCAAATCTTTCTGTCTTTCTTCCAATTCTTTCCTGGATTCTTCAATGTCCTGATTCCTTTGTTGTATCTTTTCGTTATTTTCCCGGATATGCTTTTCCCGTAATTCTATTTCCAAACTCTGAAATTCAATCTCTTTGGAAAGGGCCTCATATTCCCGGTTGTTTCGAACATTATTCTGCTGTTTCTTATACTTTTCTATTAACTGCTTGGATTC
The sequence above is drawn from the Bacteroidales bacterium genome and encodes:
- the def gene encoding peptide deformylase gives rise to the protein MILPVYIYGSPVLRKTAREVGKDEKGLDQFIQDLWDTMYHSDGIGLAAPQVGKSIRIFVVDGTPLEKDDPELKDFKMTFINPEIIDRFGDDKTYEEGCLSIPEIREEIVRPEKIRIRWYDADFNPHEDEFGGIGARIIQHEYDHLQGILFTDKVAPLKKRMLKGKLNAIAKGKFDVKYKVKVPK